A DNA window from Micromonospora sp. NBC_01739 contains the following coding sequences:
- a CDS encoding TolB family protein translates to MTVIRQAASMVLALLLLSTATSCTEAEQDDLPVRVAQVPAEVRGLGPAVLAVPVTEDVTGLLALERFGDDLAGLTPARRHTQVAFGGDPRLPTVARGLGEDRRDAVLVDGRLRDVTLPDLGYADRAFNVDATLSITASSCLTVTGDGRVGLPVEEAFCKIADRGGVIWEDRQGGRYGGIDLASGAASPAVELPSYPIAATPDGRYLAALTRQDPRQLVIADTRTGQSRPTVTVSGAEFPGVFTGDGFALLHRTAPGPRRISLVTPKGEVRDLLSPVGEVAFAPDGRRAIVEDNRSGKGRLSVLDLKSGAVTPVVGDGTAPSGEQPTRPAELPPTTGTVTATVSGDHALVVELEARPDGQRVPRPSRAWSVRLSTATATLHANTPEASEVTVWQHEFPPTGTAALSALWFEPGKQTLTLSPDGTVTSAPSGTFPRETLGDGAVLHTLLAESGRERVDRLLVTDSSGGRVEIPTGAGPDQRVANVILTPDQEHLLISLRPLKSRSEPGDLDVVVIARRDGTGEPVVVYRGAWLVSLGTVPTSTS, encoded by the coding sequence ATGACTGTTATCCGCCAGGCTGCGTCGATGGTGCTCGCCCTGCTGCTGCTGAGCACGGCCACGAGCTGCACCGAAGCGGAACAGGACGATCTGCCCGTCCGAGTGGCGCAGGTGCCGGCTGAGGTGCGTGGGCTCGGTCCGGCGGTGCTGGCGGTTCCCGTGACGGAGGATGTGACCGGGCTGCTCGCGCTGGAACGGTTCGGCGATGACCTCGCCGGCCTGACGCCCGCTCGGCGACACACCCAGGTCGCCTTCGGCGGTGATCCCCGTCTCCCGACCGTCGCCCGAGGGCTGGGTGAGGATCGCCGTGACGCCGTGCTCGTCGACGGTCGCCTGCGCGACGTCACGCTGCCCGATCTCGGGTACGCCGACCGGGCCTTCAACGTCGATGCCACGCTGTCGATCACGGCATCCAGTTGTCTCACCGTCACCGGCGACGGCAGGGTCGGGCTACCGGTGGAAGAGGCCTTCTGCAAGATCGCCGACCGAGGCGGGGTGATCTGGGAGGACCGGCAGGGCGGGCGGTACGGCGGGATCGACCTGGCGTCCGGAGCGGCGAGCCCGGCCGTCGAGCTGCCGTCGTATCCGATCGCCGCCACACCCGACGGCCGCTACCTCGCCGCGCTCACCCGCCAGGACCCTCGGCAACTCGTCATCGCGGACACCAGGACCGGCCAGTCCCGGCCCACCGTGACGGTCAGCGGGGCGGAGTTCCCTGGGGTCTTCACCGGCGACGGGTTCGCTCTGCTGCACCGGACGGCTCCCGGCCCCCGCCGGATCAGCCTGGTCACCCCGAAGGGGGAGGTACGTGACCTGCTTTCTCCGGTCGGCGAGGTCGCCTTCGCTCCTGACGGGCGGCGCGCCATCGTGGAGGACAACCGTTCCGGCAAGGGCCGACTCTCCGTACTCGACCTGAAGTCGGGCGCGGTCACCCCGGTGGTCGGTGACGGCACCGCGCCCAGCGGCGAACAGCCGACCCGGCCGGCGGAGCTGCCGCCGACGACCGGCACCGTCACCGCGACGGTTTCCGGCGACCACGCCCTGGTCGTCGAACTGGAGGCCCGTCCGGACGGCCAACGGGTGCCCCGGCCCAGCCGCGCCTGGTCGGTACGACTCTCCACCGCGACCGCGACCCTCCACGCGAACACACCGGAGGCGTCGGAGGTGACGGTGTGGCAGCACGAATTCCCGCCGACCGGCACAGCCGCGTTGTCGGCGCTGTGGTTCGAGCCGGGCAAGCAGACCCTCACCCTCAGCCCCGACGGTACGGTCACCAGCGCCCCGTCCGGAACCTTCCCCCGAGAGACCCTCGGTGACGGTGCGGTGCTGCACACCCTTCTCGCCGAGAGCGGACGCGAACGGGTGGATCGGCTGCTGGTGACCGACAGCTCCGGCGGCCGGGTCGAGATTCCCACCGGCGCCGGCCCTGACCAGCGGGTCGCCAACGTAATCCTCACACCGGACCAGGAGCACCTGCTGATCTCGCTGCGTCCGCTCAAAAGCCGATCAGAACCAGGAGATCTCGACGTCGTGGTGATCGCTCGCCGGGACGGCACCGGCGAACCAGTCGTCGTCTACCGAGGGGCCTGGTTGGTCAGCCTCGGCACCGTTCCCACCAGCACCAGTTGA
- a CDS encoding ATP-dependent DNA ligase, with the protein MDLPINPPVEPMLARSVASIPTGPGMTYEPKWDGFRCIIFRDGDEVELASRGGKLMTRYFPEVVEQARRQLPARCAVDGELIVIRRDGPEAAPRLDFELLAQRIHPAASRVKLLAETTPADFVAFDLLALDDESLLEVPYPTRRARLEQALAKVRPPVHLTQITTEAETARRWFEVFEGAGLDGLIAKPADLPYEPGKRLMFKVKHARTADVVVAGFRWHKSGPVVGSLLLGLYDDAQVLHHIGVSASFTMARRAELLEELAPYREVADDHPWVHGDHERGQRIPGGVSRWTGTKNLEWEPLRPELVVEVAYDAMEGDRFRHTARFVRWRPDRDPLSCRYDQLERPIRFDVDQVLRGDPAVTVGSASGSA; encoded by the coding sequence GTGGACCTGCCGATCAATCCGCCGGTGGAGCCGATGCTCGCCCGCAGTGTCGCCTCGATCCCCACCGGGCCGGGGATGACCTACGAGCCCAAGTGGGACGGGTTCCGCTGCATCATCTTCCGCGACGGCGACGAGGTGGAGCTGGCCAGCCGGGGCGGCAAGCTGATGACCCGCTACTTCCCCGAGGTGGTCGAGCAGGCCCGTCGGCAGTTGCCGGCCCGCTGCGCGGTCGACGGCGAGCTGATCGTGATCCGCCGCGACGGCCCGGAGGCCGCCCCCCGGCTCGATTTCGAGCTGCTGGCGCAGCGCATCCACCCGGCCGCCTCCCGGGTGAAGCTGCTCGCCGAGACCACCCCGGCCGACTTCGTCGCCTTCGACCTGCTCGCCCTCGACGACGAGAGCCTGCTGGAGGTGCCGTACCCGACCCGGCGCGCCCGGCTGGAGCAGGCCCTGGCAAAGGTGCGCCCGCCGGTGCACCTCACCCAGATCACCACCGAGGCCGAGACCGCCCGCCGCTGGTTCGAGGTGTTCGAGGGCGCCGGTCTCGACGGGCTGATCGCCAAACCCGCCGACCTGCCCTACGAGCCGGGCAAGCGGTTGATGTTCAAGGTCAAGCACGCCCGCACCGCGGACGTGGTGGTCGCCGGGTTCCGCTGGCACAAGTCCGGGCCGGTGGTCGGTTCCCTGCTGCTTGGGCTCTACGACGACGCGCAGGTGCTGCACCACATCGGAGTGAGCGCCTCGTTCACCATGGCCCGTCGGGCCGAGCTGCTGGAGGAGTTGGCCCCCTACCGCGAGGTCGCAGACGATCACCCGTGGGTGCACGGCGACCACGAGCGCGGCCAACGCATCCCGGGCGGGGTCAGCCGGTGGACCGGCACGAAGAACCTGGAATGGGAGCCCCTGCGCCCGGAGCTGGTGGTCGAGGTGGCGTACGACGCGATGGAGGGTGACCGGTTCCGGCACACCGCGCGGTTCGTCCGCTGGCGGCCCGACCGGGACCCCCTCTCCTGCCGGTACGACCAGTTGGAGCGGCCGATCCGGTTCGACGTGGACCAGGTCCTGCGCGGCGATCCGGCGGTGACGGTGGGGTCCGCTTCCGGTTCGGCGTAG
- a CDS encoding stealth family protein, translating to MNLTSPPRTTDTVPPGGVDVREVLVDGRRRRAHVHPDLTPLLARRLNVAAVTGALDAHGVDHFLVRGMDDRTPVIGVSQQDRTAVLGALEKLGATAGCYLSQVLPKPPVTAVMHDAEDPAVWADLHTVEAFKLTWFRVDPTMKLVLGPVYGCEIEFWQPDRGAEVLRAPRRNRMMPAVSMAGVPVRVGEHRFTRLAAARGSGPGLRTRPEFDHSLPDDIEFPIDVVYTWVDGADPDWQRRRAEIKGEAFHAEAASESRYINRDELKYSLRSLHLNAPWVRNIYIVTDRQRPAWLDLSPGNIFVVDHQDIFADRAALPTFNSVAIETQLHNIDGLAEHFLYLNDDMFFGRPLAPQTFFLANGNTKFFLSQNRVPVGPITNLDTPIDAMIKNNRRLIEQRFGRTLTQGSQHVPYPLRRSILAEIQREFPQEHARTAHSRFRSATDIIITYSLYHYYAFLTGRALPGQVNYGYVQLAVPDLVARLKRAEARRDWDTFCINDAFSTYAQLQQQMAVLEPFLQAYFPVPSPYEAADQR from the coding sequence GTGAACCTGACCTCCCCACCCCGGACGACCGACACGGTGCCCCCGGGGGGTGTCGATGTTCGTGAGGTGTTGGTGGACGGGCGTCGTCGGCGCGCTCATGTCCACCCCGACCTGACCCCCCTGCTCGCCCGCCGGCTAAATGTCGCCGCGGTGACCGGGGCCCTGGACGCGCACGGCGTGGACCATTTCCTGGTACGCGGGATGGACGACCGCACCCCGGTGATCGGGGTCAGCCAGCAGGATCGGACGGCCGTCCTGGGTGCCCTGGAGAAGCTCGGGGCCACCGCCGGCTGCTACCTCAGTCAGGTGCTGCCGAAGCCACCGGTCACCGCGGTGATGCACGATGCCGAGGACCCGGCGGTCTGGGCCGACCTGCACACCGTCGAGGCGTTCAAGCTGACCTGGTTCCGGGTGGACCCGACGATGAAGCTGGTCCTCGGCCCGGTGTACGGATGCGAGATCGAGTTCTGGCAGCCGGACCGGGGGGCCGAGGTGCTGCGTGCCCCCAGGCGCAACCGGATGATGCCGGCGGTCTCGATGGCGGGGGTGCCGGTGCGGGTCGGCGAGCACCGCTTCACCCGCCTGGCGGCCGCGCGCGGCAGCGGCCCGGGTCTGCGTACCCGGCCGGAGTTCGACCACTCGCTGCCGGACGACATCGAGTTCCCGATCGATGTGGTCTACACCTGGGTGGACGGCGCGGATCCGGACTGGCAACGCCGGCGGGCCGAGATCAAGGGGGAGGCCTTTCACGCCGAGGCCGCCAGCGAGTCGCGCTACATCAACCGGGACGAGCTGAAGTACTCGCTGCGCTCACTGCACCTCAACGCGCCCTGGGTCCGCAACATCTACATCGTGACCGACCGGCAGCGCCCCGCCTGGCTCGATCTGAGCCCGGGGAACATCTTCGTGGTCGACCACCAGGACATCTTCGCCGACCGAGCGGCCCTGCCGACCTTCAACTCGGTGGCCATCGAGACCCAGCTGCACAACATCGACGGCCTGGCCGAGCACTTCCTCTACCTCAATGACGACATGTTCTTCGGCCGGCCGCTGGCCCCGCAGACCTTCTTCCTGGCCAACGGCAACACCAAGTTCTTCCTGTCCCAGAACCGGGTCCCGGTCGGTCCGATCACCAACCTGGACACCCCGATCGACGCCATGATCAAGAACAATCGGCGGCTCATCGAGCAACGGTTCGGCCGGACCCTGACCCAGGGCAGCCAGCATGTGCCCTACCCGCTGCGGCGCAGCATCCTGGCCGAGATCCAGCGGGAGTTTCCGCAGGAACACGCCCGCACCGCGCACAGCCGGTTCCGCAGCGCCACCGACATCATCATCACCTACTCCCTGTACCACTACTACGCCTTCCTGACGGGTAGGGCCCTGCCCGGCCAGGTGAACTACGGGTACGTGCAGTTGGCGGTGCCGGATCTCGTCGCCCGACTCAAGCGGGCCGAGGCCCGGCGGGACTGGGACACCTTCTGCATCAACGACGCCTTCTCCACCTACGCCCAACTCCAGCAGCAGATGGCCGTCCTGGAGCCCTTCCTTCAGGCGTACTTCCCGGTGCCCAGCCCCTACGAGGCGGCGGACCAGCGGTGA
- a CDS encoding stealth family protein — protein sequence MIALRVYRLLPPGVRRHLLRLLPEQHRLGIVRSLTRPRGGETRHPVGARVPVTEDGVRAEAEVVAAATPLQMWHRNLTAVTSTLESAGIEYHCVRHDDYLRSSVAVLDDQREAVRRLVDSAPLLSGAQVRVVEVRPDRDQPDREPTEVIQVWFPVTDVRAGVVLGAQFACEIEMWTRVGDLVRAPRHNAVIDEAPAQAQPVRVAAALLSHFVPEADDHTYGTRRDLAVRAPDRVSFPIDAVYTWVDGADPEWRERKQAAMGTPDAALHAIAANTSRYHNRDELRYSMRSLHSFAPWLRKIFVVTDSQLPSWLDPDHPMVTVVSHADLFADLDGLSSFNSHAIESRLHRIEGLAEHFLYLNDDVFLGRPLLPTHFFHANGIAKFFPSPAQFGLGEATPGDLPVNAAGKNNRRHIQRHFGVTITQKMKHTPFALRRSIMQQIEATLPAEVTATARHRFRDHRDLSIPSSLHQYWAYLTAQAVPGEIEYEYADLGHPATPARLAELLAHRDRDVFCLNDTDSDPRTFQEQERMLADVLPRYLPFPAPFELPEEEVARRRELGASALWWQSAGVDRYAGQVDAQTTPSLPTARQVDAATLPALRVGPRSDAPTLPSTPRESP from the coding sequence ATGATCGCGCTGCGCGTCTACCGTCTCCTGCCGCCGGGCGTCCGGCGTCACCTGTTGCGGCTGCTCCCGGAGCAGCACCGGCTCGGCATCGTGCGTAGCCTCACCCGCCCCCGTGGCGGGGAGACCCGGCACCCGGTCGGTGCCCGGGTGCCGGTCACCGAGGACGGGGTCCGCGCCGAGGCCGAGGTCGTCGCCGCGGCGACCCCACTTCAGATGTGGCACCGCAACCTGACCGCGGTGACCTCCACCCTGGAGTCCGCCGGGATCGAATACCACTGTGTACGCCACGACGACTACCTGCGCAGCTCGGTGGCGGTCCTGGACGATCAGCGGGAGGCGGTGCGGCGGTTGGTCGACTCCGCACCGCTGCTGTCCGGGGCCCAGGTCCGGGTGGTCGAGGTACGGCCGGACCGGGACCAGCCGGACCGGGAGCCGACCGAGGTGATCCAGGTGTGGTTCCCGGTGACGGACGTGCGGGCGGGGGTGGTGCTCGGCGCGCAGTTCGCCTGCGAGATCGAGATGTGGACCCGGGTCGGCGACCTGGTACGGGCACCCCGGCACAACGCCGTGATCGACGAGGCTCCGGCCCAGGCGCAACCGGTGCGGGTGGCCGCCGCCCTGCTCAGCCACTTCGTGCCCGAGGCCGACGACCACACCTACGGCACCCGTCGCGACCTGGCCGTACGCGCACCGGACCGGGTCAGCTTCCCGATCGACGCGGTCTACACCTGGGTGGACGGCGCGGACCCGGAATGGCGGGAGCGCAAGCAGGCGGCGATGGGTACCCCGGACGCCGCCCTGCACGCGATCGCCGCCAACACCTCGCGCTACCACAACCGCGACGAACTGCGGTACTCCATGCGCTCGCTGCACAGCTTCGCCCCCTGGCTGAGGAAGATCTTCGTGGTCACGGACAGCCAGTTGCCGAGCTGGCTGGACCCCGACCATCCGATGGTCACGGTCGTGTCGCACGCGGACCTCTTCGCCGACCTGGACGGCCTGTCCTCGTTCAACTCGCACGCCATCGAGTCCCGGCTGCACCGCATCGAGGGCCTGGCGGAGCACTTCCTCTACCTCAACGACGACGTCTTCCTGGGTCGGCCCCTGTTGCCCACCCACTTCTTCCACGCCAACGGGATCGCCAAGTTCTTCCCCTCTCCGGCGCAGTTCGGGCTCGGCGAGGCCACCCCCGGTGACCTCCCGGTGAACGCCGCCGGGAAGAACAACCGGCGGCACATCCAGCGCCACTTCGGTGTGACCATCACGCAGAAGATGAAGCACACCCCCTTCGCCCTGCGGCGCAGCATCATGCAGCAGATCGAGGCGACCTTGCCGGCGGAGGTGACCGCCACGGCCCGGCACCGGTTCCGCGACCACCGGGATCTGTCGATCCCGTCCTCCCTGCACCAGTACTGGGCCTACCTGACCGCCCAGGCCGTCCCCGGGGAGATCGAGTACGAGTACGCCGACCTCGGCCACCCGGCGACGCCCGCCCGGCTGGCCGAACTGCTGGCCCACCGCGACCGTGACGTGTTCTGCCTGAACGACACCGACTCCGACCCCCGGACCTTCCAGGAGCAGGAACGGATGCTCGCCGATGTCCTGCCCCGCTATCTGCCCTTCCCCGCACCCTTCGAGCTGCCGGAGGAGGAGGTGGCCCGGCGCCGGGAGTTGGGCGCCAGTGCCCTGTGGTGGCAGTCCGCAGGTGTCGATCGGTACGCCGGGCAGGTGGACGCCCAGACCACCCCCTCGCTTCCGACGGCCCGCCAGGTGGACGCGGCCACCCTCCCGGCCCTGCGGGTCGGCCCCCGGTCGGACGCCCCCACCCTGCCCTCGACCCCCAGGGAATCACCGTGA
- a CDS encoding alpha/beta hydrolase gives MTRTSAPIRRRRRTLAGLVAAAVVAAGCTLPALAPHDDTVSRAAPPGTTPTWQACPEVADEVVGRGAPGIRYECTRIRVPRDWAGGSGATTGPGAGETFEIALIRARSENQRDRIGSLLVNPGGPGGSGVDTAVYLSFGERYGGLPDRILERFDIVGFDPRGVARSSPVECISDDDLDAVFGSDPDPQSQESFDGLVDLADRIGQGCGDKYGDQLPLYGTEQAARDMDAIRAAVGDDQLTYLGYSYGTLLGATYAQLFPTRVRALVLDGAIDPRQGLIEGSESQAKGFERAFDNFHRWCAANAARCPIAPDARAAVVSAIDKARVSPARSADGREATAGWVFYAVISSLYTESGWQELARAIDQLEGGNPQGVFQLADNYADRDDRGHYTNLFDANTAINCADEEERPDLDRIRQLQSQWRGQYPLFGPALATGLISCTEWPGGSDPYPTGRADGAPPILIIGTTGDPATPYEQAPALAEMLGVGRLLTWEGEGHTAYPQTACITAAVDAYLIDLTVPAEGKRCPAR, from the coding sequence GTGACCCGTACTTCCGCACCGATCCGCCGTCGACGGCGCACCCTGGCCGGTCTGGTCGCCGCCGCGGTGGTCGCCGCCGGTTGCACCCTGCCGGCGCTGGCGCCGCACGACGACACCGTCAGCAGGGCCGCCCCACCGGGCACGACACCGACCTGGCAGGCTTGCCCGGAGGTCGCCGACGAGGTGGTCGGGCGAGGGGCACCGGGCATCCGGTACGAGTGCACCCGCATCCGGGTCCCCCGCGACTGGGCCGGCGGCAGTGGCGCCACGACCGGCCCCGGTGCCGGAGAGACCTTCGAGATCGCCCTGATCCGGGCCCGCTCCGAAAACCAACGCGACCGGATCGGTTCCCTGCTGGTCAACCCCGGTGGTCCCGGCGGTTCCGGAGTGGACACCGCCGTCTACCTCTCCTTCGGCGAGCGGTACGGCGGGCTGCCCGACCGCATCCTGGAACGCTTCGACATCGTCGGCTTCGACCCTCGCGGGGTGGCCCGGTCCAGCCCGGTGGAGTGCATCTCCGACGACGACCTGGACGCCGTCTTCGGCTCCGATCCCGACCCGCAGAGCCAGGAGTCCTTCGACGGCCTGGTCGACCTCGCCGACCGCATCGGCCAGGGCTGCGGCGACAAGTACGGCGACCAACTCCCGCTGTACGGCACCGAGCAGGCCGCCCGGGACATGGACGCGATCCGCGCGGCGGTCGGCGACGACCAGCTCACCTACCTGGGCTACTCCTACGGCACCCTGCTCGGTGCCACGTACGCCCAACTGTTCCCCACCCGGGTGCGGGCGCTGGTGCTCGACGGGGCGATCGACCCCCGACAGGGTCTGATCGAGGGCTCGGAGAGCCAGGCCAAGGGCTTCGAGCGGGCCTTCGACAACTTCCACCGGTGGTGTGCTGCCAACGCCGCCCGCTGCCCGATCGCCCCGGACGCCCGGGCGGCGGTCGTCTCCGCGATCGACAAGGCCCGGGTGTCCCCGGCCCGTTCCGCCGACGGTCGGGAAGCCACCGCCGGCTGGGTCTTCTACGCGGTCATCTCCTCCCTCTACACCGAGAGCGGCTGGCAGGAGTTGGCCCGCGCCATCGACCAACTGGAGGGCGGCAACCCGCAGGGCGTGTTCCAACTGGCCGACAATTACGCCGACCGCGACGACCGGGGCCACTACACCAACCTCTTCGACGCCAACACGGCGATCAACTGCGCCGACGAGGAGGAACGGCCCGACCTGGACCGCATCCGCCAACTGCAGTCCCAGTGGCGAGGACAGTACCCGTTGTTCGGCCCGGCCCTGGCCACCGGCCTGATCTCCTGCACCGAATGGCCGGGCGGCAGCGACCCCTACCCCACCGGCCGCGCCGACGGCGCCCCACCCATCCTGATCATCGGCACCACCGGCGACCCGGCGACCCCGTACGAGCAGGCCCCGGCCCTGGCCGAGATGCTCGGGGTGGGGCGGCTGCTCACCTGGGAGGGTGAGGGTCACACGGCATACCCGCAGACCGCCTGCATCACGGCTGCCGTCGACGCCTACCTGATCGACCTCACCGTCCCTGCCGAAGGCAAACGCTGCCCGGCCCGCTAG
- a CDS encoding DNA-3-methyladenine glycosylase family protein, translated as MTAAASTAGRTLRPPSGYRLVASIRPLTFSPYDPCARIIGDTFWLAARTPVGPATLALHATGGDLRAEGYGPGGGWLVEQADAIAGLRDDLTGFADLARTHPVVARLAAQHPGLRMPATGLVFPRVLRAVFEQKVTGKEAYRAYAATVRHFAEPAPGPVSLLLPPEPGAVAAAPYWVFHPFGVEQRRADTLRRAAAVADRLERCEDSARATRALLSINGIGPWTAAEVVRVAYGDPDAVSVGDYHVPNTVAWALAGEARADDARMLELLEPFRGHRGRVCRLLEVAGIHAPRFGPRMPIRSFARY; from the coding sequence GTGACCGCAGCCGCATCCACCGCCGGCCGGACCCTGCGCCCGCCGTCCGGCTACCGGCTGGTCGCCTCGATCCGGCCTCTGACCTTCAGCCCGTACGACCCCTGCGCCCGGATCATCGGCGACACCTTCTGGCTGGCGGCGCGTACCCCGGTCGGGCCCGCCACCCTGGCCCTGCACGCCACCGGCGGGGACCTGCGCGCCGAGGGGTACGGGCCCGGCGGCGGCTGGCTGGTCGAGCAGGCCGATGCGATCGCCGGGCTGCGCGACGACCTCACCGGCTTCGCCGACCTGGCCCGGACCCATCCCGTGGTGGCCCGCCTGGCGGCCCAGCACCCAGGTCTGCGGATGCCCGCCACCGGGCTGGTCTTCCCCCGGGTGCTGCGGGCCGTCTTCGAGCAGAAGGTCACCGGCAAGGAGGCCTACCGGGCGTACGCGGCCACCGTCCGCCACTTCGCCGAGCCGGCACCGGGACCGGTGTCGCTGCTCCTGCCGCCCGAGCCGGGGGCCGTGGCAGCCGCCCCCTACTGGGTCTTCCACCCCTTCGGGGTGGAGCAGCGCCGCGCCGACACCCTGCGCCGGGCCGCCGCCGTCGCCGACCGGCTGGAACGCTGCGAGGACTCGGCGAGGGCCACCCGTGCCCTGCTGTCGATCAACGGGATCGGCCCGTGGACGGCCGCCGAGGTCGTCCGGGTGGCGTACGGCGACCCGGACGCGGTGAGCGTCGGCGACTACCACGTACCGAACACGGTGGCCTGGGCCCTGGCCGGCGAGGCCCGCGCGGACGACGCCCGGATGCTGGAGTTGCTGGAGCCGTTCCGGGGCCATCGGGGCCGGGTCTGCCGACTGCTGGAGGTTGCCGGCATCCACGCCCCCAGGTTCGGCCCCCGGATGCCGATCCGCTCCTTCGCCCGCTACTGA